One genomic window of Quercus lobata isolate SW786 chromosome 9, ValleyOak3.0 Primary Assembly, whole genome shotgun sequence includes the following:
- the LOC115960688 gene encoding UDP-glycosyltransferase 88A1-like: MEAIVLYPTPAIDHLIPIVELGKLIHTYHPLLTIHILIAPAPYNAGSTSPYIASVSATNPYMTFHSLPSVTLPPPTSLHHETLIFELIRLNNPYVHQSLLFISKTYNIQALIIDFFCFNALSVAAKLNIPAYHFSTSGAAALNFKLYLPTIHKNTTMNFKDLNTLLNIPGLPPLLPSSDLAKLLGDRNDKAYECFLDGTISLIKSAGIIVNTFESLEPKAIQAVSNGLCVPDGPTPRVYHIGPLIATYNVRSDHNEGEAMPECLTWLDSQPSQTVVFLCFGSLGLFSIEQLNEIALGLERSGQRFLWVVRNPPSKKHSLAISVQTDPDLDSLLPEGFLDRTKERGLVVKSWAPQLAVLNHDSVGGFVTHCGWNSVLEAVSAGVPMVAWPLYAEQRFNRVVLVEDVKITLSMNESEDGFVSATEVEKRVRELMDSESGNKIRERTLAMKDGAKAALSEGGSSHVALTKLVESWKRQ, encoded by the coding sequence ATGGAAGCAATAGTTCTGTACCCAACACCAGCCATTGACCACTTGATTCCCATTGTGGAGCTAGGCAAACTAATACACACATACCACCCTTTACTCACCATCCACATACTCATTGCCCCTGCACCCTACAATGCTGGTTCCACATCTCCATACATAGCCTCTGTCTCTGCCACTAATCCCTACATGACCTTTCACAGTCTCCCAAGTGTTACTCTTCCTCCCCCCACCTCTCTCCACCATGAAACTCTTATCTTTGAGCTCATACGCCTCAACAATCCCTATGTCCACcaatctctcctttttataTCCAAAACCTACAACATCCAAGCGCTCATCATAGATTTTTTCTGCTTTAATGCTCTTTCTGTTGCAGCCAAACTCAACATCCCCGCCTACCACTTCTCCACTTCTGGCGCCGCTGCActtaattttaaactatatcTCCCCACCATTCACAAAAACACCACCATGAATTTCAAAGACCTCAACACCCTCCTTAACATTCCTGGACTACCACCATTATTACCATCTTCGGATTTGGCAAAACTATTAGGCGACCGTAATGACAAGGCTTACGAGTGCTTTCTAGACGGCACTATCAGCTTGATTAAGTCAGCAGGAATAATTGTGAACACGTTTGAATCGTTGGAACCAAAAGCTATTCAGGCAGTATCAAATGGCCTATGTGTCCCGGACGGTCCCACGCCACGTGTTTACCACATAGGACCATTGATAGCAACTTACAATGTAAGAAGTGATCACAATGAAGGTGAAGCCATGCCTGAGTGCTTAACGTGGCTTGACTCGCAGCCCAGTCAAACTGTtgtgtttttatgctttggaaGTTTGGGTTTGTTCTCAATAGAACAGTTGAATGAAATAGCTTTAGGGTTGGAGAGGAGTGGCCAAAGGTTCTTGTGGGTGGTACGAAATCCACCTAGTAAGAAACATAGCTTGGCTATCTCAGTTCAGACTGACCCAGATTTAGATTCTTTGCTTCCAGAGGGTTTTTTGGACCGTACCAAGGAGAGGGGCTTAGTAGTGAAGTCATGGGCACCACAACTGGCTGTGTTGAATCATGACTCGGTGGGTGGGTTTGTGACTCATTGTGGATGGAACTCGGTGTTGGAAGCTGTGAGTGCGGGTGTGCCAATGGTGGCATGGCCTCTTTATGCAGAGCAAAGGTTCAATAGAGTGGTGTTGGTGGAAGATGTGAAGATTACTTTGTCGATGAACGAATCGGAGGATGGGTTTGTGAGTGCAACAGAAGTTGAGAAGCGAGTTAGAGAGTTGATGGACTCGGAAAGTGGTAACAAGATCAGGGAACGAACACTTGCTATGAAAGATGGAGCTAAGGCTGCACTGAGTGAGGGAGGGTCATCTCATGTTGCATTAACCAAACTTGTTGAGTCGTGGAAGCGGCAATGA
- the LOC115959383 gene encoding UDP-glycosyltransferase 88A1-like, whose protein sequence is MEAIVLYPIPAIGHLISMVELGKLILTHHPSLTIHILICPAPYNADSTAPYISSVSSTTPSITFHNLPSVTLPPTASSHHETLIFELIRLNNPNVHQSLLSISKTHNVKALIMDFFCSCTLSVASNLNLPGYFFFTSGAAALSYFLYHPIVHKNTTKSLKDLNTLLFIPGVAPIPSSDMPKPFLDRNDKAYEFVLDCTITMAKSAGIISNTFESLEPKAIQAVSEGLCVPDGPTPPIYCIGPLIAKNNERSGTQNEGEAVPECLSWLDTQPSQSVVFLCFGSLGLFSIEQLKEIALGLENSDQRFLWVVRNPPSEKHGLAVSAQRDPDLDSLLPEGFLDRTKERGFVVKSWAPQMAVLNHDSVGGFVTHCGWNSVLEAVCAGVPMVAWPLYAEQRFNRVVLVEDLKIALSMDESEDGFVSATEVEKRVRELMDSESGNWIRERTLAMKDGAEAALSEGGSSSVALTKLVESWK, encoded by the coding sequence ATGGAAGCAATAGTTCTGTACCCAATACCAGCCATAGGCCACTTGATTTCCATGGTAGAGCTAGGCAAACTAATACTCACACACCACCCTTCACTCACCATTCACATACTCATCTGCCCTGCACCTTACAACGCTGATTCCACAGCTCCATACATATCCTCTGTCTCTTCCACCACTCCTTCCATCACTTTTCACAATCTCCCCAGTGTTACTCTCCCTCCCACCGCTTCTTCTCACCATGAAACTCTCATCTTTGAGCTCATTCGCCTCAACAATCCCAATGTCCACCAATCTCTCCTATCTATCTCCAAAACCCACAACGTCAAAGCTCTCATCATGGACTTCTTTTGCTCCTGTACTCTCTCTGTTGCTTCCAATCTCAACCTCCCTGgctatttctttttcacttcaGGCGCTGCTGCTCTCAGCTATTTTCTATACCACCCCATCGTTCACAAAAACACCACAAAAAGTTTGAAAGACCTTAACACCCTCCTTTTCATTCCTGGAGTAGCCCCAATACCATCTTCAGATATGCCAAAACCATTTCTTGACCGTAACGATAAGGCCTATGAGTTCGTTTTAGACTGCACAATCACCATGGCTAAGTCTGCAGGAATAATTTCCAACACCTTTGAATCATTGGAACCAAAAGCTATTCAAGCAGTATCAGAGGGGCTATGCGTACCAGACGGTCCAACCCCACCTATTTACTGCATAGGACCATTGATAGCAAAAAATAACGAAAGAAGTGGGACTCAAAATGAAGGTGAAGCCGTGCCCGAGTGTTTGTCCTGGCTTGACACGCAACCGAGTCAAAGTGTTGTGTTTTTATGCTTCGGAAGCTTGGGTTTGTTCTCTATAGAACAACTAAAGGAGATAGCTTTAGGATTGGAAAATAGTGACCAAAGGTTCTTATGGGTGGTACGAAATCCTCCGAGTGAGAAACATGGCTTGGCTGTGTCAGCTCAACGTGACCCAGATTTAGATTCTTTGCTTCCGGAAGGTTTTTTGGACCGTACCAAAGAGAGAGGCTTCGTAGTGAAGTCATGGGCACCACAAATGGCTGTGTTGAATCACGACTCGGTGGGTGGGTTTGTGACTCATTGTGGATGGAACTCGGTGTTGGAAGCTGTGTGTGCGGGGGTGCCAATGGTGGCGTGGCCTCTTTACGCTGAGCAAAGGTTCAACAGGGTGGTGTTGGTGGAAGATTTGAAGATTGCTTTGTCGATGGACGAGTCAGAGGATGGGTTTGTGAGTGCAACAGAGGTGGAGAAGCGAGTTAGAGAGTTGATGGACTCGGAAAGTGGTAACTGGATAAGGGAACGAACACTTGCAATGAAAGATGGAGCTGAGGCTGCACTGAGTGAGGGCGGGTCATCTAGCGTTGCATTGACCAAACTCGTTGAGTCGTGGAAGTGA